From the genome of Plectropomus leopardus isolate mb chromosome 9, YSFRI_Pleo_2.0, whole genome shotgun sequence:
AAGCAGGTTCTAGGTTAGGCTGTAGGTAATAAATGTTACCTCAGTTACTCCACTGTGAGCTCATTATGTAACACCTGAAACAGACCTACATCAGCCTGCTGGCTGACCACCAACTTCTCTCAACCCACAGGATGAGGATACAGAGGAAATTAGGGCTGGACGGAATAGTTTGAAGCTCCAATCATAACACTGATCTCAATCAACATTCAATACTGTacgacttttatttttaattagcgtgtctatttattctgtttaaacTCTAGATTTCTGCACAGCTGCAGATCATGTTTAAGTTGCACTAATATTATTCATATTACAGAATCAGATTCCAGTGGTGTGGCTGCTTAGGATTGTTTGCAATTTGTGTGATCCAAATGTTTCCAAAGCATTATaatccaaaagtcaaaatttattggaaaaagataataatgtaatttacaaaatctacaaaagtttacaaaatgaaatattctgcttcaatCCAAATTTGCTGGTGTTTAATCTTTCAACACTACATTTGCATTGCATTACTTCAATAAAGAAAgttgattttattcatttatttaacgACTAACTCATTTAACCCACTTAATTACTTGATTCCAATTAGGGATTTGTTTTAGAGTGATGATGTTATTAAATATTACACGTGGAAATCACCAGAGGTCACACGATActatattatcatgatacttaaaGTCACAGTACGATATTAAGGCgagtttaaacattttgcaatatttagTAATGTGATCAAAtatattgtgttatattttgatttagTACCTTTTATCAACAGCAAATTatgtcagaaaaagaaaaacttcaatCTGTTTTAGCTAATAAAAGGaaattttcagtctgttcatctcacttcaatcaattctaaaatgtattgaatggactaaaaaaacagctattttaTTATACTAGTACAAtagtatttgcaatattaataaatgatattaaaaaactGATACTTGGTATCCACGTATGTATACAATATTGATACACAAAATATTGCGATACTATCCATTTTTTCTCTCACCCCTATAAAATAAGATAACAGACATTTGCAGCTTGATttgaaaattttacattttttaaagaggacATAAACCTGCCTGTATCATCAGGAACAAAACAATTGTTCAAGTACCTCAAAGCGGTGCAAGCTCCCGTCTGATAGTTTCATCTGCATCAGAACAGACGGCTGCAGAGCCCGGGCTAaagagctgcagagacagaggagacacacaaacattatcatgtttttttctttcttttctaccCGTTTTCTCTGGTCAAACTCAGTGACCATTACTGCTGGATCCAACTACCCATatcttcttatttttattacaaacaaaGAAGATATATAAAGCGCGCCACAATCTGTAATGAAGATTTCTCCAGGAAAGACCTAccagacaacaacaaaagaaaagtttcaatGAACTGGTTTTAAACATGTCCTCTCTCCCTCACCTTGTCGAAATGGCAACATCCACTCTCCATTTAAAGTCTTCCACTGTGGGAAGTTGTGGATCATTCTGGGAGGTTGCTGCATCTAGAGCTGCAcgcctgcaaacacaaacacaggtgtgcagcagcagtgataATATCTCCATCAACAGCATAAGAATGAcagccatagcattaaaatttaCGGACAAATCTTAGCAGATGTCTGGAAACAGACACAAATGTCCCCTCCAGGTGAAACACTAGCACATTTTGATCAGGttctgtggtaaaaaaaaattcccatccCAACACTGACCAAGGGAGCTCCGTGCCTTCAAAAACAGAGACTTTagagcaggcatgtcaaaccggCCCCCcggtggaccagtttgacatgcctacTTTAGAGGCTGTAAATTCAACTTACCTGCTGCCAAAAACCACACTGGAGAAATCTGTGATAAATTCTTCAGGTATCCTAAAGtgacataacaaaacaaaaaaacatagcaGGAACAACAAATTTAGCATCTGATGTTGAAACAGTGTTGCATATAAGCAGGAGCGATAATACACTGATGTAAAAATGATGAGTATTACCTCAGCTCTCTGAGATCTTCTCTAAAGGCCTAAACAgggacacaaacaaaacactgtccattaaaatgtttgcatcttaaaatgtgtaattcCATGCTTACAAAGAGAAAGCAGTTCACATCAGTTGCACCCCCAAGGGTGTGTGGAATTCAGTCATCATGCATTTTGTTATTTGGTCTACAACAGTCTTTGTGTAGCTGGACTGTGTcaggtggcatccacatgaactCCAGGACCAAAGGATTCCCAGCAggacattgcattgtaacaagatgatcaGTTTCATTCAGTTCATCTCTTggtggtttaatttttttggctgATCAGTGTATAATTTCCAGTGTTTAACACCTGGTTACCTCCTGTTTGAGTGATGATGTGGGGATGCGGATGGCCTCAGACAGCACTCTGTACATCCCGGCTACTATGTGACTGAGTCGGTCCTGTGGGATGCTGCTGGCCTCTGCTATAGTCTTCATCACCTCTCTGCAGTCCTTCCCCTCCAGGGCGCTCACCACAGCTGGACACACAATCATTCACAGACAAGTTAGCTCACTTATATAATGATTTCACCTGCAAACTACTGTCCATGGTCTCAGAGCCTGGGTCTTATCAGAGCATGCATAAACCGGGACATTTGGGCAAGAGATACTGCAGATACTGTTGttcaatcctttgaaacctgcgaaagctgctttgatttctttcaaaaacatggggagaagggaacaagcaacttaacaagccATGGCcgaaaaatgtgcaaaaaaagaaaaatacctgaatatatttatttatttaaagtaaaaataaacaaacaagaaaatggcttacaaaatgttgaaatttttaaaaagtatttactgTATTATATTTTCCTGCAACATGATTTGAAATTACAatcattacaaatatagttttccggacatttttcactattgtttttggataattttctattaatccttcccatgttttcaaaacaatttgttAAGGTAATTTTCCTCATCacattttgactaatttcttgcaacacGTGAGatatttcttgacaagttggtcattgcctttttcccaaaaaacaatttgctcaagttttaaaggttcGTATAGCTTGTAAAATACATCTAAACGTAGCACAAAAAAGCcgatgttgattcaggtttcaaggggttaaactgTTATCACACATTTCTATCAAAGTCTCACAGTAAAGGCTGGTGGTTCCCCAAAATAATAGCTTGTTGAGCTATTTACAAACAGGTCCGTGATAAATTATATTAgctacaaacatttaaaacgtACACTCGCTGTTTTAGGAAGCGATAACAGTTAAAACAACTTGCTGGTATTTACCTTTCAGTATTTTCCTGAACATCTCTTGGTCCACATCCTTCAGGTTTTTCGACATTGACTCGATTTCAGGAGGTATCCTGCCTCCTAAAAAGCTAGAGTCCTTTGTATGGCTTGATGACATGACTCACCATGCGCTAATATGCTGTATGCTCGgaaaataaatggcaaaatgacaaatgtaaGTGTGTTTTAGTACGTTTGTGCTCCAGCTTTGTGCTAGTTTTCTGTTTATGTGACAGCTTCCGCCTTCAGGTCACATGACGCAGCTCTCGCTCCCGGGAGTCTCGCGGTGACAGCTTATATCATCGGCAGGAAAGAAAGGATTTGCAAATGGAGGTGGCAGAAATGATCATTCTTTGAACGAAAAAAGGTTGGTATTTTAATGTAGATATATTTTTCATTGCAACTTTACCGTGGTTATAAGCCGTTCAGGGTTGTTATAGTGAGGAAAGGATGAGTTGAGCGAGGTTTTGTGGCTCGGTAAACGCTACGTGGACATTAGGGGGATTAGCAACTAACGTTAGCTGACGgtgttagctgttagctcgtgttttgttgtgtttcgATCACAGGCTGTTCGCCTTCACCAAAGACGACACACGCAAAGTGTGTGCAGACGAATGTAGTTAACGGTAACGTTTCCTTTTTAATAACGGATTCACATTtcccttgccttttttttgtgcgGGCAGATGTTCACAGTAAAGCTTTTCGGTCTGTCGTtctggaaaacaacaacaacgggAGTTGGATGCTCAACGTGGATGACATCTAGTGTCAATAAATAACACGAACCGTTTCTTCAACATCCATTTTAACTAACCTTTGCCCACTAAAGTAATTTTGTTACCAGCAAAGATCTAAATGTAATTTAACTCGAGTAGCTTCTGTTATTGTTTGCTTGTATTTGGATGAaatgaagtttatttttgagtGACTTGATGCTACatttttgatatgtttttctGAATGTGAAATTTACCAACAATGATCAGCAGCTGAATTATGTAAGAAAGACTTCTATCTCACAGAGCAGAGGGCTCTGTATCATATAAAATAATTCACCAATTTTCCTTCTGATAAATCTCTGCATATCTGTATAAGTGCATGTAAGCAATAGAAAAATAGATCTATTAAATTCcataactgtaaaaatgaagAACAATGTTTATATTTTGCCTGACTccttctgatatttcatttagtaaaaaaataatgtaaaatgtattatgaCACTTAATTTTGATTACAGCGTTGTATTTATGTTGAACTCAGCAAGTGTAACTGGTacagcagtgtttgtgttatCTAAACTCTGCATCAGTAATTatgtaaacaaatgaacaatAACAGGCGAAAGATACATATCATATGGACACCTGTACAGCTCAGTGTAGTCAAGAACAATATCATTGCAGTCATTACAtatgcttcctttttttaacgCTTGGTTGTAATAATTGAGAGCATAGCTCTTATGTGATGTTAGTCTTATTTTtgcttctgtttctgtgtcagttACATCTAGCCATGTCTGAGTCTCTGTATGAGAAGTTCTTGGCCCCAGAGGAGcctttccctctcctctctcaaaGAGCCAACCTCAGCGATGTGGGAACTCTGGACGTCAGTGACTTTGGCTGTCAGCTCTCATCCTGTCACAGGACAGATCCTCTACATCGCTTCCACAGTAACAGGCAAG
Proteins encoded in this window:
- the commd5 gene encoding COMM domain-containing protein 5, encoding MSSSHTKDSSFLGGRIPPEIESMSKNLKDVDQEMFRKILKAVVSALEGKDCREVMKTIAEASSIPQDRLSHIVAGMYRVLSEAIRIPTSSLKQEAFREDLRELRIPEEFITDFSSVVFGSRRAALDAATSQNDPQLPTVEDFKWRVDVAISTSSLARALQPSVLMQMKLSDGSLHRFEVPVSKFQELRYNVALILKEMNDLEKRNILKIQD